The following proteins are encoded in a genomic region of Oncorhynchus masou masou isolate Uvic2021 chromosome 19, UVic_Omas_1.1, whole genome shotgun sequence:
- the LOC135505524 gene encoding small ribosomal subunit protein uS14 codes for MGHQQLYWSHPRKFGQGSRSCRVCSNRHGLIRKYGLNMCRQCFRQYANDIGFVKLD; via the exons ATGGGTCATCAGCAGCTCTATTGGAGTCATCCTAGAAAATTCGGTCAGGGATCCCGATCCTG CCGGGTATGCTCGAACAGACACGGTTTGATCCGTAAATACGGGCTCAACATGTGCCGCCAGTGCTTCAGGCAGTACGCGAACGACATCGGCTTTGTTAAG